One segment of Alnus glutinosa chromosome 2, dhAlnGlut1.1, whole genome shotgun sequence DNA contains the following:
- the LOC133859827 gene encoding photosystem I assembly factor PSA3, chloroplastic yields the protein MVVVSTPTSTLSSPTTNLPTHFTNIACKPVSPLLQFFNQVYGNPTRPSRPKVPNSNGVLSVRAYMENPNSISGFASKVIGSLPVLGLIARIMNDEGGLAGEIIDFTEFRMRVGKKCSISDSRAFYEFQERRGRAGDPLYVLLCCWLAAVGAGLLKSEEILEGVARLRISNDSEFEEETFLAMMNEAKERRAKSKVVAPTIPMEIRAEKALEAIYVCCFGKDLIEERDKSLLSIMLASVFPTVEQSEIQRIVDEKARRVAEGSDNNNVLEPKPLTKEAVKMQMKDLEFLKQNQET from the exons GACGCCCACTTCCACTCTATCTTCTCCCACCACCAACCTCCCAACCCATTTCACCAACATAGCCTGCAAGCCAGTTTCACCCTTACTGCAATTCTTCAACCAAGTTTATGGCAATCCCACGAGACCCAGTAGGCCCAAAGTGCCAAACTCTAATGGGGTCTTGTCTGTTAGAGCTTACATGGAGAATCCCAACTCTATCTCCGGTTTTGCCAGCAAGGTCATCGGTTCCCTCCCTGTTCTTGGCCTAATAGCTAGAATTATGAACGACGAAGGTGGCCTTGCCGGTGAAATTATTGATTTTACCGAGTTCAGAATGCGGGTGGGCAAGAAGTGTAGCATTTCTGACTCTAGAGCTTTCTATGAGTTCCAAGAACGACGAGGCCGG GCAGGGGATCCtttgtatgttctactatgttGTTGGCTAGCAGCCGTTGGTGCGGGGCTTCTCAAATCTGAGGAGATTTTGGAGGGGGTAGCCAGGCTTCGAATTTCAAACGATAGTGAATTTGAAGAGGAGACTTTCCTTGCTATGATGAACGAGGCAAAAGAG AGACGGGCAAAGTCAAAGGTTGTTGCTCCAACCATCCCAATGGAGATTCGAGCTGAGAAGGCTCTTGAAGCAATTTATGTCTGTTGCTTTGGGAAGGACCTTATTGAGGAAAGAGATAAGAGTCTATTATCTATCATGCTTGCTTCTGTATTCCCAACAGTCGAGCAATCAGAGATTCAGAGGATTGTCGATGAGAAGGCAAGGAGAGTAGCTGAAGGCAGTGACAATAACAATGTACTGGAGCCGAAGCCCTTGACAAAAGAAGCTGTAAAAATGCAAATGAAGGACCTCGAATTCCTTAAACAAAACCAGGAGACTTGA
- the LOC133859829 gene encoding formate dehydrogenase, mitochondrial: protein MAAKGAASSAIKAVTSSGIARHLHASPGSKKIVGVFYKANEYASLNPNFVGCVEGALGIRDWLESQGHQYIVTDDKEGPDCELEKHIPDLHVLITTPFHPAYVTAERIKKAKNLQLLLTAGIGSDHIDLNAAAAAGLTVAEVTGSNVVSVAEDELMRILILVRNFLPGYHQAVKGEWDVAAISYRAYDLEGKTVGTVGAGRIGKLLLQRLKPFNCNLLYHDRLKMDPELENQIGAKFEEDLDAMLPKCDVIVINTPLTDKTRGLFDKDRIAKCKKGVLIVNNARGAIVDTQAVADACTNGHVAGYSGDVWFPQPAPKDHPWRYMPNHAMTPHVSGTTIDAQLRYAAGVKDMLERYFKGEEFPPQHYIVKEGKLASQYQ, encoded by the exons GCTTCTCCTGGAAGCAAGAAAATCGTTGGGGTGTTTTACAAGGCCAATGAATATGCTTCCTTGAATCCCAATTTCGTGGGTTGTGTGGAGGGAGCGTTGGGCATACGTGACTGGCTTGAATCACAGGGCCACCAGTACATTGTCACTGATGACAAAGAGGGACCAGACTGTG AACTCGAAAAACACATTCCCGATCTCCACGTCCTCATAACTACCCCATTCCACCCGGCCTATGTTACGGCAGAGAGGATCAAGAAGGCCAAGAATTTGCAACTGCTTCTCACTGCTGGAATTGGCTCTGATCATATTGATCTGaatgctgctgctgctgctggaTTAACAGTTGCAGAGGTCACAGGAAGCAATGTTGTTTCAGTTGCAGAAGATGAGCTCATGAGAATCCTCATTCTTGTCCGGAACTTCTTACCTGGATACCATCAGGCTGTTAAAGGGGAATGGGATGTTGCAGCTATTTCTTACAGGGCTTATGATCTTGAGGGAAAGACGGTTGGAACTGTTGGTGCTGGAAGAATTGGAAAGCTATTACTTCAACGTTTGAAACCTTTTAACTGTAATCTCCTTTATCATGATCGTCTCAAGATGGACCCTGAATTAGAGAATCAGATTGGGGCAAAGTTTGAGGAGGATCTTGATGCAATGCTTCCCAAATGTGATGTAATTGTCATCAACACACCTCTCACTGACAAGACAAG AGGGTTGTTTGACAAAGATAGGATTGCAAAGTGTAAGAAGGGAGTCTTGATTGTTAACAATGCTCGAGGAGCAATCGTGGATACACAAGCAGTTGCTGATGCTTGCACTAACGGACACGTTGCAG GCTACAGTGGTGATGTTTGGTTCCCACAACCAGCTCCAAAGGACCATCCATGGCGTTACATGCCAAACCATGCTATGACCCCTCATGTTTCTGGTACCACCATTGATGCACAG TTACGATATGCTGCTGGAGTTAAGGACATGCTGGAGAGGTACTTCAAGGGTGAGGAATTTCCTCCACAACACTACATTGTCAAGGAGGGTAAACTAGCAAGCCAGTATCAGTAA